The Theileria annulata chromosome 3, complete sequence, *** SEQUENCING IN PROGRESS *** genome has a segment encoding these proteins:
- a CDS encoding uncharacterized protein (note;~Tap-24g11.q1c.cand.135 - score = 29.82), which yields MSDNDSKDESSLNTDSNLTKNDLKHVPTRISESVNIVDRSLLSVPYELLSANIKEIEHLLEKKLLIVTTYLIKKVVNIEDKNLLKEKLARALERLQQIKDHIKKIDDDMDRNLSNLFTRLNELKNEPDLYINQINPNFNFDTYRKRVSWMLAEYLSRKCFTNTVGMLVETENIKEFVDLDIHQNCNKIIDDLMQHDLTSALAWAEENKNNLSKINSNLLFELRLQKIISILKSGTLNQVLDLINQFITHEVLTKCPDAKKIITAAIFYTNEDLKQEEHDDFISYTTTVETLVDLDTNAEEIDDRYRYLMSDQRWNKIIEEFGRTISKIYGFREKSILEDLIQAGFSAIKSKGCRDYKNPTCPACLPEWSSYVEQIPNLHKLQSILICPITGTIMDYSNPPLASPDGYVISKNALKFLNRNNNNDDYIICPKTNKTIHISDFKKIFIT from the coding sequence ATGTCTGATAATGATAGTAAAGATGAATCTTCACTTAATACGGATTCAAACTTGAcaaaaaatgatttaaaacaTGTTCCAACTAGAATATCAGAATCAGTAAACATTGTAGATCGCTCATTGCTCTCAGTCCCCTACGAGTTGTTGTCTGCGAACATAAAAGAAATCGAGCATTTGTTGgagaaaaaattattgattgTTACAAcatatttgataaaaaaagTCGTTAATATTGAGGATAAAAACTTGCTAAAGGAGAAATTGGCAAGAGCATTGGAAAGATTGCAACAAATCAAAGATcatataaaaaaaataGATGATGATATGGACCGAAATTTGTCAAATTTATTCACGAGACTAAATGAACTCAAAAATGAACCAGATTTGTATATTAACCAAATAAAtccaaattttaattttgatacATACAGAAAAAGGGTATCTTGGATGCTCGCTGAATATTTGTCAAGGAAATGTTTTACAAACACTGTAGGTATGCTTGTAGAAACAGAAAACATCAAAGAATTCGTGGATTTAGATATTCACCAAAATTGTAACAAAATAATCGATGATTTGATGCAACACGACCTAACGTCTGCCTTGGCCTGGGcagaagaaaataaaaataatttgtcAAAGATTAATTCCAATCTTTTGTTTGAATTAAGGTTACAGAAGATAATATCGATACTAAAATCTGGAACACTAAATCAAGTTCTGGACCTGATAAACCAATTCATAACTCACGAAGTGCTTACAAAATGCCCAGATgcaaaaaaaataattactgcagcaattttttatactaaTGAAGACTTAAAACAGGAGGAACACGATGATTTCATCTCATACACAACAACAGTCGAGACTCTAGTCGATTTGGACACCAATGCAGAGGAAATAGACGATAGATACAGGTACTTAATGAGTGATCAAAGGtggaataaaataattgaagaATTCGGGAGGACAATATCTAAGATATACGGCTTTAGAGAAAAGTCTATATTGGAAGATCTGATACAAGCGGGATTTAGCGCTATCAAATCGAAAGGATGTAGAGATTATAAGAATCCTACATGTCCAGCATGTCTACCAGAATGGTCTAGCTATGTAGAACAGATACCAAATCTACACAAGTTGCAATCCATTCTGATATGTCCCATTACAGGAACTATTATGGATTATTCAAACCCACCATTAGCATCTCCAGACGGATATGTCATTTCTAAAAATGCACTGAAGTTTTTAAATCGCAACAACAACAACGATGATTATATCATCTGTCCCAAAACTAACAAAACTATACACATTtctgattttaaaaaaatttttataacttga
- a CDS encoding ER lumen protein retaining receptor 1, putative (note;~Tap-24g11.q1c.cand.136 - score = 14.78;~6 probable transmembrane helices predicted for TA04030 by TMHMM2.0 at aa 53-70, 75-97, 110-132, 142-159, 179-201 and 268-290;~Signal anchor predicted for TA04030 by SignalP 2.0 HMM (Signal peptide probability 0.000, signal anchor probability 0.777) with cleavage site probability 0.000 between residues -1 and 0), whose translation MVNMVDKISMWKSDLISGKYTNILKRMGTFERLIPKSTREKVKKVLRENKAHVCIYLGFFVALLMMYIFVSSGGFSFLLTLSSLVSLLSFLILGFCIETTKSSKGISLETTISYVFVFFSRLMSILVHQGYLPTDSSGDYLYQLSEVLCLLFSVYIVFACKYKYSDTYERDNDKLKCSFILVPCFFLALFVHPSLNRFFLTDVCWAFALYVETVCVLPQLLMFQRSDKVVPAMAHFTAAQSLSKILSFVFWLSTYSELNSKGNIIKPFVGHWVIFTQLVQVLLVADFVVHYIKCITKGISVEFIMSDNV comes from the exons atgGTCAATATGGTAGATAAAATATCAATGTGGAAGTCCGACTTAATTAGCGGCAAATATACCAACATTTTAAAGAGAATGGGTACATTCGAACGACTAATCCCTAAAAGTACAAGGGAAAAAGTCAAAAAAGTTTTAAGGGAAAACAAAGCACATGtttgtatttatttagGATTTTTTGTGGCTCTACTAATGATGTACATCTTTGTTTCAAGCGGAGGCTTCTCTTTCCTCCTGACACTCTCCTCTCTAGTCAGTCTTCTATCATTCCTAATTCTAGGATTCTGTATCGAAACCACCAAAAGTTCTAAAGGAATCTCACTAGAAACGACAATTTCATATGTGTTTGTGTTCTTCTCGAGGTTAATGTCAATTTTAGTCCACCAAGG GTATCTCCCAACGGATTCCTCAGGTGATTATCTGTACCAATTATCTGAGGTTTTATGCCTCCTATTCTCTGTTTATATCGTGTTTGCTTGCAAATATAAATACTCGGATACATACGAAAGagataatgataaattaaaatgcAGTTTTATCTTGGTGCCATGCTTCTTTCTGGCCTTGTTTGTACACCCATCACTCAATCGTTTCTTTCTCACCGATGTGTGCTGGGCATTTGCTTTATACGTAGAAACGGTCTGTGTATTACCACAACTCTTAATGTTTCAGAGATCT GATAAAGTTGTTCCCGCAATGGCACACTTCACAGCAGCTCAGTCACTGTCAAAGATCTTGTCATTTGTATTCTGGCTGTCAACCTACTCTGAATTAAACTCTAAAGGGAATATAATCAAACCATTCGTCGGTCACTGGGTCATTTTTACACAGCTGGTCCAAGTCCTCCTTGTTGCCGATTTCGTGGTCCATTACATAAAGTGTATTACTAAAGGAATATCAGTCGAGTTCATAATGTCTGATAATGTATAg
- a CDS encoding uncharacterized protein (note;~Tap-24g11.q1c.cand.137 - score = 44.76;~8 probable transmembrane helices predicted for TA04035 by TMHMM2.0 at aa 7-28, 83-104, 132-154, 206-228, 248-270, 306-328, 341-363 and 378-397), whose amino-acid sequence MSKRNKFIYYSLLIVLIRITFILILYLLKVFIPFMISKNAFDIHEYIELFRCSNYKSYMKSRPFYYFIIKRLTFMYPDLSVKFLMTVFIFVFDFFASLLLYRIVKYISYSYKKEEEDNEKVFGTASVKHSKSLPIVIFTIYLLNPPSVFYNYSTNPDGYKYFLLTLSIYSSLFSTQSKYKRKSSHGTTNWLSCIKNFRFSNYLSDLIFVSFILKTSHSFLPLLFPIVYIRKYHRVKLSSGPIKMREFLSILREFAFSTTFVLIFLSIFKFKFMPELENPYRALDSHPSIDFSISWYLNELLPVEFIKGTMFKNHFIGFVFTIPLLVGLRKYPFDYLLIMTCICILTQPEMTVLGVTFILIILTVNYKLLQRTQPFSKLVHTILALLIISVFSYSSWIGRYMANPNYFFGPQIIILILICKLKKILKISGIILDDYTKMVYFRHTGGFSNYS is encoded by the exons ATGAGTAAAcgtaataaatttatatattattccCTGCTCATAGTACTAATTCGTATTACGTTCATCCTCATTTTATACTTGTTGAAAGTATTCATACCATTTATGATCTCCAAGAATGCTTTCGATATCCACGAGTATATAGAGCTCTTCAGATGCTCAAATTACAAATCTTACATGAAATCGAGACCTTTCTACTactttataattaaaagGCTTACGTTCATGTACCCAGATTTATCAGTGAAGTTTCTAATGACAGTGTTTATCTTTGTTTTCGACTTTTTCGCATCGCTTTTGCTCTATAGAATTGTAAAATACATATCATACTCATACAAAAaggaagaagaagataaCGAAAAGGTTTTTGGAACCGCATCG GTCAAACATTCCAAATCACTACCGATTGTAATATTCACAATTTACTTATTAAACCCACCGAGC GTTTTTTATAACTACTCAACAAACCCCGACGGATACAAATACTTCCTACTCACACTCTCCATCTACTCTAGCCTTTTTTCTACCCAAAGCAAATACAAAAGGAAATCGTCACACGGAACAACTAACTGGTTAAGCTGTATTAAGAACTTTAGATTCTCGAATTATTTATCCGACCTAATTTTCGTATCATTCATACTCAAAACATCACATTCTTTCCTACCACTACTGTTTCcaattgtatatataagGAAATACCACAGAGTCAAATTATCTAGCGGACCAATAAAGATGAGAGAATTCTTATCTATTCTAAGGGAATTTGCCTTCTCAACTACATTTGTATTGATATTCTTGAGTATATTCAAGTTCAAATTTATG CCGGAACTGGAAAATCCATACCGAGCATTGGACTCTCACCCATCAATCGATTTCTCAATTAGCTGGTACTTGAACGAATTG CTTCCAGTGGAGTTCATAAAGGGCACAATGTTTAAGAATCAT TTCATCGGATTCGTATTCACAATTCCACTCTTGGTTGGATTAAGAAAATACCCATTTGACTATCTACTAATAATGACCTGCATATGTATACTCACCCAGCCAGAAATGACCGTTTTGGGCGTTacattcattttaataattctaactgtaaattataaactaTTACAAAGAACACAGCCGTTCTCGAAACTG GTTCACACCATTCTAGCTCTACTTATCATCTCAGTGTTTTCTTACTCCTCGTGGATAGGAAGATATATGGCAAACCCTAACTACTTCTTCGGGCCACAGATCATTATCCTGATTCTGATATGTAAgttgaagaaaattttaaaaatttcagGCATAATACTGGACGATTACACAAAAATGGTCTACTTTAGACATACCGGCGGTTTTAGTAATTATTCttaa
- a CDS encoding uncharacterized protein (note;~Tap-24g11.q1c.cand.137 - score = 44.76) translates to MSNPSQIFSTACKKVLDCWTALNLAVENNWGGDDSELKKELLVRNIIEFCLESNEFMNKEIYSDQIEDIIVDKIDEYFNVTLEDGSEVEIASILVKLHFTCSNNDFTYANELINNLKKCSNPCISGNDESSEEEKPEKIKGSSRGPKTVRDEEGWTTIL, encoded by the exons atgtCGAATCCATCACAGATATTCTCTACTGCCTGTAAAAAAGTTTTAGATTGCTG GACTGCCCTGAATTTAGCAGTTGAGAATAATTGGGGAGGTGATGATAGCGAATTGAAAAAGGAGTTACTTGTTAGGAATATCATTGAATTCTGCCTTGAAAGTAATGAATTTATGA atAAGGAAATATATTCTGATCAAATAGAAGATATAATAGTTGACAAGATCGACGAGTATTTTAATGTAACATTGGAAGATGGCAGTGAG GTTGAAATCGCATCCATATTGGttaaattacattttaCATGTTCAAATAATGACTTTACTTATGCAAACGAGTTGATAAATAACTTGAAAAAATGCTCTAACCCCTGTATTTCTGGAAACG atGAAAGCTCTGAGGAGGAAAAGCCCGAAAAAATAAAAGGCAGTTCTAGGg GACCGAAAACAGTAAGAGACGAGGAGGGATGGACCACAATTTTATGA
- a CDS encoding glucose-6-phosphate isomerase, putative (note;~Tap-24g11.q1c.cand.138 - score = 56.43), which produces MDPPKLEDCKSYNQLVSLKPSLLNLNLTNLLSDHERCDKLIKEWKGVTLDLSRELLTEESLKLLISLSKELKIKEKCAGLFNGEILNTSEKRPVLHTYLRALRSENLEVSGQNVTKDVHEVLDHIKEFSQKVRSGEIVASDGKPFDTVLCIGIGGSYLGTLFTSEAFMSYGPAREASKNFKIRFLSNVDPSSLRSITSELDPNRSLVVITSKTFTTMETIKNSYSIRQWLLDHIANKDLLSKHLYAITTNVELACKFGIEPNNIFPFWNWVGGRFSVCSSVGLLPLSITFGYEIVDMFLSGCRDMDMHFKNEPEENNLPFLMGLTSFYNSTVLGFNTVALLPYSQDLSKFPQYAQQLLMESNGKSVSKTGEVLKYECSEIYFGEPGTNGQHSFYQLLHQGRTVPSEFIGYINTHNEDNKLYGDVTHHVELICNLFGQLDGLAFGKSQESLIKEGVDEDQAKFKVCRGNRPSMLLMFNELNPYTVGQLLSLYEHRTVVQGLLWNINSFDQMGVELGKQLASNIRSLFKDNAVEFKNHEKPGTLSYSSIKLLAQFNSKYNNM; this is translated from the exons atggATCCCCCAAAATTGGAAGATTGTAAATCATATAATCAATTAGTGTCATTAAAACCCTCATTGCTAAACCTAAACTTGACAAACCTGCTGTCGGATCACGAACGCTGCGATAAACTCATAAAAGAATGGAAAG gTGTTACACTAGATTTATCCAGAGAATTGTTGACAGAAGAGTCCCTGAAATTGTTAATCTCACTATCAAAAGAACTTAAAATAAAGGAAAAGTGCGCCGGTTTATTCAATGGAGAGATATTAAACACCTCAGAAAAAAGACCAGTACTCCATACGTATCTAAGAGCACTAAGAAGTGAAAATCTGGAAGTTTCGGGCCAGAATGTGACGAAAGATGTGCACGAAGTTCTGGACCATATAAAAGAATTCTCACAAAAAGTCAGATCAGGAGAAATAGTAGCATCAGACGGAAAGCCATTTGATACAGTTCTATGCATAGGAATAGGAGGATCATATCTAGGAACACTATTCACAAGCGAGGCGTTCATGTCGTATGGACCAGCCAGAGAAGCAAGcaaaaatttcaaaataaGATTCTTATCCAACGTTGACCCGTCATCATTAAGATCAATAACAAGTGAATTGGACCCGAACAGATCACTG GTGGTAATAACAAGTAAAACATTCACAACCATGGaaacaattaaaaattcataCTCAATCAGACAATGGCTACTAGATCATATTGCAAATAAAGATCTATTGA GTAAACACCTGTACGCAATCACAACGAATGTGGAACTGGCATGTAAATTCGGTATTGAACCAAATAACATATTCCCATTTTGGAACTGGGTG GGTGGACGATTTAGCGTGTGCAGCTCAGTCGGTTTGTTACCCTTGAGTATCACATTCGGTTACGAAATTGTCGATATGTTCCTATCAGGGTGCAGAGATATGGATATGCACTTCAAAAATGAACCCgaggaaaataatttacccTTCCTCATGGGACTGACGAGCTTTTACAACTCAACAGTCCTAGGGTTCAATACAGTAGCACTGCTGCCGTATAGCCAGGACCTATCTAAATTTCCACAGTACGCACAGCAGCTGCTAATGGAGAGTAATGGCAAATCCGTATCTAAAACAGGAGAAGTTCTAAAGTACGAATGCTCGGAAATTTACTTCGGAGAGCCGGGAACAAACGGACAACACAG CTTTTACCAATTATTGCATCAAGGCAGAACGGTGCCGTCAGAATTCATTGGATACATAAACACACACAACGAAgacaataaattatac GGCGACGTGACACACCACGTGGAACTAATATGTAATCTATTCGGACAGTTGGACGGGTTGGCATTCGGGAAAAGCCAAGAAAGTTTGATCAAGGAAGGAGTCGATGAAGATCAAGCCAAGTTTAAAGTATGCAGAGGAAACCGCCCGTCAATGTTACTGATGTTCAACGAGCTGAACCCATACACAGTGGGTCAGCTGTTATCATTGTATGAACACAGAACCGTAGTTCAAG GACTACTATGGAAcataaattcatttgacCAAATGGGAGTTGAGCTGGGAAAACAACTGGCTTCAAACATTAGATCACTTTTTAAAGACAATGCAGTCGAATTCAAAAACCACGAAAAACCTGGAACACTGAGCTACTCGTCAATCAAGTTGCTGGCGCAGTTTAAcagtaaatataataacatGTAA
- a CDS encoding uncharacterized protein (note;~Tap-24g11.q1c.C.cand.111 - score = 34.67): MSDPNPSSLCYHCTVRECEKVCYKDKNVKASEKNDFGDSKPLKDSLYASYLKAMAIKTILSASFSDFVNYFANSVEDDVSLDEKNAFQLKYSGFPENLSRCDSCLCYFSTRAFCHCKDCSSGDENHYVILMHGILSTPLMMTDLCKALLEAYPSLFVYFPVSACKKTLLGTSYVLNLLIDELKRLFSKIPNHFKLSLIGHSYGGILLRYFLMYYLLNKQNSAGITSNTLNSTQHITDYSFKSSDSNTTCYNDELDQDCTFFSKDIVWKNFIFVATPLVGTFENNSELKRLANLIGSDTISELDNKTIDLLFLLKGEGFLNRFEKVVAYGNISGDMMVAPRTSLILPNYLVNEEKLREIANVLYKYPGQPANIKMNNNNFHLIFNDVTKVLQNSNPHSPDNSYATKLTSRFNELVDAKINNTKHMKFIEDMLNGRPVFSDEDKMRFSTVITDIVSNGNVDELEKFDDDDYLYNQILMGLLSKLKILKFAVYIPRIHFPHRSIITYQSPISNDTYTYQILENMVNIFET; the protein is encoded by the coding sequence ATGAGTGACCCAAACCCATCGTCACTCTGTTATCATTGTACTGTACGTGAATGCGAAAAGGTTTGTTACAAAGATAAAAACGTTAAAGCTTCCGAGAAAAATGATTTTGGTGATTCAAAACCACTCAAGGATTCATTGTATGCCTCCTATCTCAAGGCAATGGCAATCAAAACCATCCTATCAGCATCATTCTCAGACTTCGTGAACTACTTTGCCAATTCTGTGGAAGATGATGTGAGCCTGGATGAAAAAAATGCCTTCCAACTAAAGTATTCTGGATTCCCTGAAAACCTCTCACGCTGCGATAGCTGTTTGTGTTATTTCTCCACCCGTGCCTTTTGCCACTGCAAGGACTGCTCAAGCGGAGATGAAAACCACTATGTGATTTTGATGCACGGAATTCTATCGACGCCACTCATGATGACTGATTTGTGCAAAGCACTGCTGGAGGCGTATCCCAGCTTGTTTGTTTACTTTCCAGTATCAGCGTGCAAAAAAACTCTGCTCGGAACTTCATACGTGCTCAACCTGCTAATTGATGAGCTCAAGAGGTTGTTTTCCAAAATACCTAACCATTTCAAACTGAGCCTGATAGGCCACTCATACGGTGGCATACTCCTGagatattttttaatgtactatttattaaataaacaaaactCCGCTGGAATAACTTCCAATACACTGAATTCTACGCAACATATCACTGATTATAGTTTTAAGTCCTCCGACTCCAACACCACCTGTTATAATGACGAGTTGGACCAAGATTGTACCTTTTTTAGTAAAGATATTGTCTGGAAAAACTTTATTTTCGTAGCGACGCCTCTGGTTGGAACGTTTGAAAACAATTCTGAGTTAAAGAGACTGGCGAACCTGATTGGGTCCGACACCATCTCGGAGCTGGACAACAAAACAATCGATCTTCTATTTTTGCTGAAGGGCGAGGGTTTTTTAAACAGATTTGAAAAGGTCGTGGCGTACGGAAACATTTCAGGGGATATGATGGTAGCACCGAGGACCTCTCTGATTTTGCCAAACTATCTGGTCAACGAAGAGAAGTTGCGTGAAATAGCAAATGTTCTGTACAAATACCCGGGACAGCCTGCGAACATTAAGATGAATAACAATAACTTTCACCTAATATTCAACGATGTCACCAAAGTTCTGCAAAACAGTAACCCTCATTCCCCAGATAATTCCTACGCAACTAAATTAACCAGCAGATTTAACGAGCTTGTGGACGCCAAGATTAACAACACCAAGCATATGAAATTTATTGAGGATATGCTGAACGGTAGGCCTGTATTCAGCGATGAAGACAAAATGAGATTTAGCACGGTAATCACCGATATTGTCAGCAATGGTAACGTGGACGAGCTTGAGAAGTTTGACGATGACGACTATCTCTATAACCAGATTTTGATGGGTCTGCTAAGCAAGttaaagattttaaaattcgCTGTATATATTCCCAGAATTCATTTTCCGCACCGATCGATAATAACTTACCAGTCTCCTATTTCAAACGACACTTACACCTATCAAATACTAGAAAACATGGTCAATATATTTGAAACGTAG
- a CDS encoding uncharacterized protein (note;~Tap-24g11.q1c.cand.139 - score = 24.15;~12 probable transmembrane helices predicted for TA04055 by TMHMM2.0 at aa 38-60, 75-94, 107-129, 133-155, 168-185, 195-212, 233-255, 275-297, 304-326, 336-358, 371-393 and 408-427), protein MSSLDFEINSDTNPVKFDMDIKPKRFSLLPKSKRKLSILLIYMIGFSEGLLHLSNLAIYYMFKDDFGLSPAQMTLLYSIPAIPYVIRPAMAYLTDTIPIFGTRRRHYLILNSLIQSSSFLFMGLVPISLFFSTIELFLITFTLAFCMTIAEALVVENISDGTDNLSGFIGIKAFSALLVSYFSGSLLEKYPKQRLFLITSLFPLLITFFAYFMKEEKTDIVYQSHPLKDLTKFLKEPSIFHPCVFMFLVVITPGYEDAFLYYTIDVLGYSPSFMGVLRLIYGISIVLGIAVCRLFFKNTSIKKLLIWSTLIVNILYPFPALITSGLSKKLGIPDKPLVLCGGFLMEAIFEIQVMPFLTYTTRVTPKGLEASVFAAIMTIKSVGIFSCKLFTALTTFLFGIDNHKYEHLTSYILFCTTTAMAVMFYLTKVPNKDEMELFVTRQKMTQNADEKT, encoded by the exons ATGAGCAGCCTAGACTTTGAAATAAATTCGGATACTAATCCAGTAAAATTCGATATGGATATTAAACCAAAGAGATTTTCTCTCTTACCAAAGTCTAAGAGAAAGCTATCAATACTCCTTATATATATGATAGGTTTCTCTGAAGGTCTTTTACATCTATCCAATCTCGCTATATACTACATGTTTAAGGATGATTTTGGGCTCTCTCCTGCACAGATGACTCTTTTGTATTCTATTCCAGCCATACCCTATGTTATTCGTCCAGCAATGGCATATTTGACCGATACCATTCCAATATTTGGAACGAGGAGGAGgcattatttgattttaaatagtCTGATTCAGTCATCAAGTTTTTTGTTTATGGGTTTAGTGCCCATTAGTTTGTTTTTTTCAACTATCGAACTATTTCTAATTACCTTTACTCTTGCATTTTGTATGACTATCGCTGAAGCATTAGTTGTTGAAAACATCAGTGAT GGAACTGATAACTTGAGTGGTTTCATCGGGATTAAAGCTTTTTCTGCCTTGTTAGTCTCATATTTCTCAGGTTCTTTGTTAGAGAAATATCCCAAACAAAGATTATTTCTTATCACAAGTTTATTTCCACTATTAATAACCTTTTTCGCATATTTCATGAAAGAAGAGAAAACGGATATTGTATATCAATCGCACCCACTAAAGgatttaactaaatttttaaaagaacC gtCAATATTCCATCCCTGCGTATTTATGTTTCTAGTTGTTATAACACCAGGTTATGAAGATGCATTCTTGTACTATACCATTGACGTCTTAGGCTACAGCCCCTCATTCATGGGAGTATTGAGACTTATTTATGGAATTTCAATTGTTTTGGGCATTGCAGTGTGCcgtttattttttaaaaatacttcTATAAAGAAGTTGCTTATTTGGTCCACTCTTATAgtcaatattttatatccGTTTCCAGCTTTAATCACTTCTGGACTGTCAAAGAAACTTGGAATACCAGATAAACCTCTAGTTCTCTGTGGAGGATTCTTGATGGAGGCAATTTTTGAAATACAGGTGATGCCATTTCTAACTTATACAACAAGAGTCACACCTAAGGGTTTGGAAGCCTCAGTGTTCGCAGCCATCATGACCATCAAATCTGTTGGAATTTTCTcttgtaaattattcacAGCCTTAACGACTTTCCTTTTCGGCATTGACAACCACAAGTACGAACATCTAACATCCTACATTCTATTCTGTACAACCACTGCAATGGCAGTCATGTTCTACCTTACCAAGGTACCTAACAAAGACGAGATGGAACTTTTTGTGACTAGGCAAAAAATGACTCAAAACGCCGATGAGAAGACTTAA